A stretch of the Bacillus licheniformis DSM 13 = ATCC 14580 genome encodes the following:
- a CDS encoding aminotransferase class V-fold PLP-dependent enzyme: MSMDTYPLDSLSIEEAMHRQFKLVDVMTRHFRGEELLSLGDLGVVKGINKPRFTKKIEETLADFFGTEKAMLVRGAGTGALRFGFMSFLKPGDEILVHDAPIYPTSKTTLESMGILPIYADFHDSEQIKEAILKHPKLKGVLIQHTRQKIDDHYDLAETIKKIRSIYSDLVIITDDNYAAMKAEKIGAQLKADLSTFSLFKLLGPEGIGVILGRKNLIEKIEKINYSGGSQVQGYEALEALRGLIYAPVMLAIQASVNDQLVHSLNNGAIKGVKKAYLANAQSKVLLVEFVKPIAEKVLHHANELGAAPHPIGAESKYEFAPMFYRVSGTFLSADPSLAKKMIRINPLRSGPETILRILNTSVHRATEDLSVNSSKGDDINE, translated from the coding sequence ATGAGCATGGATACTTATCCTCTAGATAGCCTATCAATTGAAGAAGCCATGCATAGACAATTTAAATTGGTTGATGTCATGACAAGACATTTTCGAGGAGAAGAATTGCTTTCACTTGGCGATTTAGGCGTTGTAAAAGGAATCAATAAACCGCGGTTCACAAAAAAAATAGAAGAGACACTAGCTGATTTCTTTGGCACAGAGAAAGCAATGTTAGTTCGTGGTGCAGGAACAGGGGCATTGAGGTTTGGTTTTATGAGCTTTTTAAAGCCGGGTGACGAGATCCTTGTCCATGATGCACCGATATATCCAACAAGTAAAACAACGTTAGAGTCGATGGGGATCTTGCCAATATACGCGGATTTTCACGATTCTGAACAAATAAAAGAAGCCATCCTCAAACACCCGAAGTTAAAAGGTGTATTGATTCAGCATACGAGGCAAAAAATAGATGACCATTATGATTTGGCTGAAACGATAAAAAAAATACGTTCCATTTATTCTGATCTAGTTATTATTACGGATGACAACTATGCTGCGATGAAAGCAGAAAAGATTGGAGCGCAACTCAAAGCCGATTTGTCCACCTTTTCATTGTTCAAGCTATTAGGTCCGGAAGGTATTGGAGTCATTTTAGGAAGAAAAAATTTAATAGAAAAAATAGAAAAAATAAACTATTCAGGCGGAAGCCAAGTTCAAGGTTATGAAGCTTTAGAAGCTTTAAGGGGTCTGATATATGCTCCGGTTATGCTGGCAATACAAGCAAGTGTCAATGATCAGTTAGTTCACTCGCTTAATAATGGAGCCATTAAGGGTGTTAAAAAGGCTTATTTGGCAAATGCACAATCAAAAGTCTTACTTGTAGAGTTTGTTAAACCAATTGCAGAAAAAGTGCTTCATCATGCTAATGAATTGGGAGCAGCACCCCATCCGATAGGTGCTGAATCAAAATACGAGTTTGCACCAATGTTTTATAGAGTGTCTGGCACTTTTTTATCTGCGGATCCATCACTGGCAAAAAAAATGATCCGCATTAATCCATTAAGAAGCGGTCCTGAGACCATTTTAAGAATTCTAAACACATCCGTTCATCGAGCAACAGAAGATCTCAGCGTAAATTCTTCAAAAGGCGATGATATAAATGAATAA
- the putP gene encoding sodium/proline symporter PutP: MSVEVFISLGIYFAAMLLIGWYSYRKTSNLNDYMLGGRGLGPAVTALSAGASDMSGWMLMGLPGAMYVTGLSSAWLAVGLTIGAYVNYLVVAPRLRTYTEVANDAITIPDFFENRFNDTTRILRLASAIVIMVFFTLYTSAGMVSGGRLFETAFGLDYKIGLFLTAAVVIAYTLFGGFLAVSLTDFVQGLIMFIALVLVPIVAFTQLGGITPTFNVIEEINPSLLDFFKGTTVISIISFLAWGLGYFGQPHIIVRFMAISSVKELKPARRIAMGWMIISVIGALLVGLTGVAYVHETGTALKDPETIFIVFSKVLFHPLITGFLLSALLAAIMSTVSSQLLVTSSAMTEDFYRTFFRRKASDKELVLVGRLSVLLVAVIAILLSLTPNNTILDLVGYAWAGFGSAFGPAILLSLYWKRMNQWGALAGMITGAVTVLIWILTGLQEKTGIYEMIPGFFLSLIVVYAVSMITNKPAKEARDMFEEMEQTHEEEHS, encoded by the coding sequence GTGAGTGTTGAAGTATTTATTTCGTTGGGGATTTATTTTGCCGCGATGCTCTTAATCGGCTGGTACTCCTATAGAAAGACATCCAATTTGAATGACTACATGCTTGGCGGCAGAGGTCTTGGGCCTGCTGTTACGGCTTTATCGGCCGGCGCGTCTGACATGAGCGGCTGGATGCTGATGGGACTGCCCGGAGCCATGTATGTGACAGGACTTTCAAGCGCCTGGCTTGCCGTCGGTTTAACAATCGGAGCTTATGTGAACTATTTGGTGGTCGCTCCCCGGCTGCGCACATATACAGAAGTAGCAAACGATGCGATTACAATTCCGGACTTTTTCGAAAATCGGTTTAATGATACAACAAGAATCTTGCGCCTGGCATCAGCCATCGTCATCATGGTGTTTTTCACATTGTACACGTCGGCGGGTATGGTGTCCGGAGGAAGACTGTTTGAAACGGCGTTTGGCCTCGATTATAAAATCGGTCTTTTCTTAACGGCCGCAGTCGTAATTGCCTATACGCTGTTCGGAGGATTTTTGGCCGTCAGTCTGACAGACTTCGTGCAAGGTTTGATTATGTTTATCGCTTTAGTGCTCGTGCCGATCGTTGCCTTTACTCAATTAGGCGGAATTACGCCGACTTTCAATGTGATCGAAGAAATCAATCCAAGCTTGCTCGATTTCTTCAAAGGAACGACCGTCATTAGCATTATTTCATTTCTCGCCTGGGGACTGGGCTATTTCGGTCAGCCGCATATTATCGTCCGCTTTATGGCGATTTCATCCGTAAAAGAACTGAAGCCTGCGCGCCGCATCGCGATGGGCTGGATGATCATCTCCGTAATCGGCGCTCTGCTCGTCGGACTGACCGGTGTGGCGTATGTCCATGAGACGGGTACAGCGCTTAAAGATCCGGAAACGATTTTTATCGTGTTTTCAAAGGTATTATTCCATCCGCTCATCACCGGATTTTTGCTTTCCGCTTTGCTCGCGGCGATTATGAGTACGGTGTCTTCCCAGCTGCTTGTTACATCAAGCGCCATGACGGAAGATTTTTACCGGACGTTTTTCCGGCGCAAAGCTTCGGATAAGGAACTCGTTCTTGTCGGACGTCTGAGCGTTCTGCTTGTCGCCGTCATCGCGATCCTTCTGTCTCTGACACCGAATAACACGATCCTTGATCTGGTCGGCTATGCGTGGGCCGGGTTTGGTTCTGCATTCGGACCCGCCATCCTTCTCAGCTTGTACTGGAAGCGGATGAACCAGTGGGGCGCATTGGCCGGGATGATTACAGGGGCCGTGACCGTGCTGATTTGGATTCTGACCGGCCTGCAGGAGAAGACGGGTATCTATGAAATGATCCCTGGTTTCTTCCTGAGCTTGATTGTCGTTTACGCTGTCAGCATGATCACGAACAAACCGGCAAAAGAGGCAAGAGATATGTTTGAAGAAATGGAACAGACGCATGAGGAAGAACATTCTTAA
- a CDS encoding phosphopentomutase, with protein MNKRVIIIILDSLGVGYMEDASDYHPSDVGANTFYHILDTVPSLNIPNLEKLGINKILHHPKLKKTDHIASYGVLNLMHQGADSFEGHNEIMGTKPKKTYLAPFAEHLNHVKLALEDQGYKVNIPNSDLPYLLVNDLVVVADNIETDYGQIYNVSAPLDYIPFDEVLKIGRCVRHHVKVNRVIVLGGENVTPEHLQRSVERREDGLIGVNSPKSNVYKQGYQVRHLGFGISPENQLPTLARNRGMEVSLIGKMQDIIYCEGANRFPGVDTEQVMKDIIQEMDRVKKGLIAATVQETDLAGHAQNPVRYANRIEMVDRYLPEILRKMTDQDLLMISADHGNDPTIGHNQHTREKTYLLAYHKKLSPVHIGERKTLSDIAATSADYLGLRNTENGSSFLHLMQKGKEETY; from the coding sequence ATGAATAAAAGAGTCATTATCATAATATTAGACAGCTTAGGTGTCGGTTATATGGAAGATGCAAGCGATTATCATCCTTCAGATGTTGGCGCCAATACTTTCTATCACATACTTGATACGGTGCCCTCTTTAAACATTCCGAATCTCGAAAAATTGGGTATTAATAAAATATTGCACCATCCTAAATTGAAAAAAACAGATCATATTGCCAGCTATGGTGTTTTAAACCTGATGCATCAAGGAGCGGACAGTTTTGAAGGACATAATGAAATCATGGGAACAAAGCCTAAAAAGACATATTTAGCTCCTTTTGCGGAACATCTCAATCATGTTAAACTCGCTTTGGAAGATCAAGGTTATAAAGTTAACATACCGAATTCAGATTTGCCGTATCTATTGGTAAACGATTTAGTGGTCGTGGCTGATAATATCGAAACAGATTACGGGCAAATTTATAATGTAAGCGCTCCGCTGGATTATATTCCGTTTGATGAAGTATTGAAAATAGGAAGATGCGTCCGTCATCATGTTAAAGTAAATCGCGTGATTGTTCTTGGAGGAGAAAACGTAACACCTGAACACTTGCAGAGATCGGTTGAAAGAAGAGAAGACGGATTAATAGGGGTGAATTCGCCTAAATCTAACGTATACAAGCAAGGATATCAAGTTCGTCACTTAGGATTTGGTATCTCTCCCGAAAATCAGTTGCCGACATTGGCGAGAAATAGGGGAATGGAAGTCTCTCTTATCGGAAAAATGCAGGACATCATTTATTGTGAAGGTGCAAATAGATTTCCAGGTGTAGATACAGAACAAGTCATGAAGGATATTATTCAGGAGATGGACCGCGTCAAAAAAGGCTTGATTGCTGCCACAGTACAAGAAACCGATTTGGCCGGACATGCACAGAATCCCGTCCGTTATGCGAATCGGATTGAAATGGTAGATCGATATTTGCCGGAAATTCTCCGGAAAATGACAGATCAGGATCTGCTGATGATTAGTGCAGATCACGGGAATGATCCCACGATCGGCCACAACCAACACACACGGGAAAAAACATATTTGCTGGCTTATCACAAAAAATTATCGCCTGTTCACATCGGGGAAAGAAAAACGCTATCCGACATTGCTGCAACTTCTGCTGATTATCTAGGGCTTCGCAATACTGAAAACGGCAGTTCATTCCTTCATTTAATGCAAAAAGGAAAAGAGGAGACATACTGA
- the nagB gene encoding glucosamine-6-phosphate deaminase: MKIIHVSGYEEMSGKSADLMAELIQNSNNPVIGFATGSTPIGLYKCLIKKYRQKEISFRNVTAFNLDEYVGLAKENKNSYHYYMNEKLFKHLDISRRNINIPNGMAEDLEQECLSYDRLVSEKAIDIQILGMGLNGHIGFNEPGTSFKSRTHIVDLDQSTRQANSRFFRSLDEVPTKALTMGIETIMESKRILLLVSGNEKSEALARLLNSTRVSQEFPASILRKHKDVTVMADDAALNKIH; encoded by the coding sequence GTGAAAATTATTCATGTATCAGGTTATGAAGAAATGAGTGGAAAATCGGCTGATCTAATGGCTGAGCTCATTCAAAATTCAAATAATCCTGTTATCGGCTTTGCAACAGGTTCGACACCGATTGGTTTATATAAATGCCTGATAAAAAAGTATCGGCAAAAGGAAATTTCATTTAGGAATGTTACTGCTTTTAATTTAGACGAGTACGTTGGATTGGCTAAAGAAAATAAAAACAGCTACCATTATTATATGAATGAAAAATTATTCAAACATCTGGATATTAGTCGAAGGAATATCAATATCCCCAATGGGATGGCGGAAGATTTGGAACAAGAATGCCTCAGCTACGACAGACTTGTTTCTGAAAAAGCAATTGACATACAAATATTAGGAATGGGATTGAATGGTCATATCGGTTTTAATGAACCGGGGACAAGCTTTAAAAGCAGAACCCATATCGTTGATTTGGATCAATCAACCCGGCAGGCAAATTCCCGGTTCTTTCGTTCCTTGGACGAAGTACCGACAAAGGCATTAACAATGGGCATTGAAACAATAATGGAAAGTAAGCGGATCCTTCTGCTCGTGTCTGGAAATGAAAAATCTGAAGCCTTGGCACGGCTGCTGAACAGCACCCGTGTCTCCCAAGAGTTCCCTGCTTCAATTTTAAGGAAACATAAAGATGTGACGGTGATGGCAGATGACGCAGCCTTAAATAAAATTCATTAA
- a CDS encoding MgtC/SapB family protein, whose amino-acid sequence MDWHIETETLLKLGIATLIGMVIGLERELKNKPLGLKTCIVIAISSCVLTMISIDAAYHFPRSNRIMMDPLRLPAQIISGIGFIGAGVILRKSNDVISGLTTSAMIWGAAGLGVAIGAGFYKEAFVSLIFILISVEFLPWIVGKIGPNRLQEKEIRVRMSLNDKDKLTDILKEMKAKKIRIHSVRIDDMRDNEFPIMETKIMVHKKRYVTDVYYDIKAIDGVVGVKCDTL is encoded by the coding sequence ATGGATTGGCATATTGAAACTGAAACGCTGTTAAAGCTTGGAATCGCAACATTAATCGGAATGGTCATCGGTCTCGAAAGGGAGCTGAAAAACAAGCCGCTCGGCTTAAAAACGTGCATCGTGATTGCGATCAGTTCCTGTGTTCTGACAATGATCAGCATTGATGCGGCATACCATTTTCCAAGGTCGAACAGAATCATGATGGACCCTTTGCGGCTTCCCGCACAAATCATATCGGGGATCGGCTTCATCGGAGCGGGCGTGATTTTACGCAAAAGCAACGACGTCATTTCCGGCCTGACCACTTCAGCGATGATCTGGGGAGCGGCCGGCCTCGGCGTCGCCATCGGAGCGGGCTTTTATAAAGAAGCGTTTGTCAGTCTGATTTTCATTTTAATCAGCGTCGAGTTTTTGCCGTGGATCGTCGGCAAAATCGGGCCCAACCGCTTGCAGGAAAAAGAAATCCGCGTCCGCATGTCCCTGAATGACAAGGATAAACTGACGGATATCTTAAAGGAAATGAAAGCGAAAAAAATCCGGATTCATTCCGTCCGGATCGATGATATGCGCGATAATGAATTTCCGATCATGGAAACGAAAATCATGGTTCATAAGAAAAGGTATGTCACCGATGTCTATTACGATATCAAAGCGATCGACGGCGTTGTCGGAGTTAAATGTGATACGCTGTAA
- the gatC gene encoding Asp-tRNA(Asn)/Glu-tRNA(Gln) amidotransferase subunit GatC — translation MSRISIEEVKHVAHLARLAITDEEAAMFTEQLDSIISFAEELNEVDTENVKPTTHVLQMKNIMREDVPDKGLPVEDVVKNAPDHKDGYIRVPSILD, via the coding sequence ATGTCGCGTATTTCTATAGAAGAAGTAAAGCATGTCGCCCATCTTGCCAGACTGGCGATTACGGACGAGGAAGCGGCGATGTTTACCGAACAGCTTGACAGCATTATTTCATTTGCAGAAGAGCTGAACGAAGTCGATACAGAGAATGTTAAACCAACAACGCACGTATTGCAAATGAAGAATATCATGAGGGAAGATGTACCTGATAAAGGGCTTCCGGTTGAAGACGTCGTCAAAAATGCGCCTGATCATAAAGACGGCTACATCCGCGTGCCGTCAATCTTGGACTAA
- a CDS encoding DUF2089 family protein: MERKDVPEWILALEEEDVEFIKNFMLKSGSLKEIAKSYQVSYPTVRVRLDRLIQKIQLIDELENETFVNFIKQLAIDDQISLENAKLIIEKYKKERGVHK; encoded by the coding sequence ATGGAAAGAAAGGATGTACCCGAGTGGATCTTAGCTTTAGAAGAAGAAGATGTAGAATTTATTAAAAACTTTATGCTGAAATCTGGATCTTTAAAAGAAATTGCAAAGAGTTATCAAGTATCTTATCCAACAGTCAGGGTTAGATTGGATCGATTAATTCAAAAAATTCAACTAATTGACGAGTTAGAAAATGAGACTTTTGTTAACTTTATAAAACAGTTAGCTATCGATGATCAGATTAGTCTGGAAAATGCAAAGCTAATCATTGAGAAATACAAAAAAGAGCGGGGTGTTCATAAATGA
- the gatA gene encoding Asp-tRNA(Asn)/Glu-tRNA(Gln) amidotransferase subunit GatA — protein sequence MSLFDHKISELKRLIHNKEISISDLVDESYKRIHEVDGKVQAFLQLDEEKARAYAKELDEALDTRDEHGLLFGMPIGIKDNIVTKDLRTTCASKILENFDPIYDATVVERLHEAEAVTIGKLNMDEFAMGSSTENSGFKKTKNPWNLETVPGGSSGGSAAAVAAGEVPFSLGSDTGGSIRQPASFCGVVGLKPTYGRVSRYGLVAFASSLDQIGPITRSVEDNAYLLQAISGVDKMDSTSANVDVPDYLSALTGDIKGLKIAVPKEYLGEGVSEEAKQSVLEALKVLESLGATWEEVSLPHSKYALATYYLLSSSEASANLARFDGIRYGYRTDNADNLIDLYKQTRSEGFGNEVKRRIMLGTFALSSGYYDAYYKKAQKVRTLIKKDFEDVFANYDVIIGPTTPTPAFKIGEKTSDPLTMYANDILTIPVNLAGVPGISVPCGFANGLPLGLQIIGKHFDESTVYRVAHAFEQATDHHKAKPEL from the coding sequence ATGTCACTGTTTGACCATAAAATATCTGAATTAAAACGTCTCATACATAATAAAGAGATCAGCATATCAGATTTAGTCGATGAATCTTACAAACGGATTCACGAAGTTGACGGAAAGGTACAAGCCTTTTTGCAGCTTGATGAAGAAAAAGCCCGCGCATATGCCAAAGAATTGGACGAAGCGCTTGATACCCGGGATGAGCACGGTCTTCTTTTCGGGATGCCGATCGGCATTAAGGACAATATCGTAACAAAAGATCTGCGGACAACGTGCGCAAGCAAAATTCTCGAGAATTTTGATCCGATCTATGATGCAACCGTTGTTGAGCGTCTTCATGAAGCTGAAGCGGTTACCATCGGAAAGCTGAATATGGATGAATTCGCGATGGGCTCTTCCACAGAGAACTCAGGCTTTAAAAAGACAAAAAACCCGTGGAACCTCGAAACTGTTCCTGGCGGATCAAGCGGAGGCTCAGCGGCTGCGGTTGCGGCCGGGGAAGTGCCGTTTTCACTTGGATCTGACACGGGCGGATCGATTCGCCAGCCGGCATCTTTCTGCGGCGTCGTCGGCTTAAAGCCTACATACGGACGCGTTTCCAGATACGGCCTTGTCGCATTTGCATCTTCATTGGATCAAATCGGCCCGATCACAAGATCTGTCGAAGACAACGCCTACCTTCTGCAGGCGATTTCAGGCGTTGACAAAATGGATTCAACGAGCGCCAATGTGGACGTGCCTGACTACCTGTCTGCGCTGACAGGCGATATTAAAGGCTTAAAAATCGCCGTTCCGAAAGAATATCTCGGCGAAGGGGTAAGCGAAGAAGCGAAGCAGTCCGTGCTTGAAGCGCTGAAAGTGCTCGAAAGCCTTGGCGCGACATGGGAAGAGGTATCGCTTCCGCACAGCAAATACGCGCTGGCGACTTACTACCTGCTTTCTTCATCTGAAGCGTCGGCAAACTTGGCGCGCTTCGACGGCATCCGCTACGGCTACCGCACGGACAATGCCGACAACCTGATCGACCTGTACAAACAGACGCGTTCCGAAGGATTCGGAAACGAAGTCAAACGCCGCATCATGCTCGGTACGTTTGCTCTGAGCTCCGGCTATTACGACGCATACTATAAAAAAGCGCAGAAAGTCAGAACGCTGATCAAAAAGGACTTTGAAGACGTATTTGCAAACTATGACGTCATCATCGGACCGACAACGCCGACGCCGGCATTTAAAATCGGCGAAAAAACGAGCGATCCGCTGACCATGTACGCCAACGACATCCTGACGATTCCTGTCAACCTTGCGGGCGTTCCGGGAATCAGCGTACCGTGCGGATTTGCGAACGGCTTGCCGCTCGGCCTGCAAATCATCGGCAAACACTTTGACGAAAGCACAGTATACCGCGTCGCCCACGCATTCGAACAGGCGACAGACCACCATAAAGCAAAACCTGAACTGTAA
- a CDS encoding YhfX family PLP-dependent enzyme: MFLESTLKYNKKLIEAALSFHQQGIISPNTYVLDLDTVKKNAKVLSEKARKQDIELFFMTKQFGRNPLVAQAIAESGIGKAVAVDPWEAITLSQNGIKIGHVGHLVQIPIHMIPAILELHPDYVTVFSLENAQNINRVAKKMGRKQKVFLRIANKEDYIYKGQEGGFTFEQIVKDIESIEQLEGLEIAGLTSFPCILIQDGLPAVTPNVASMQTVKSFLMERGYKKLEMNMPSATSCATMKLLKENGATQGEPGHALIGTTPIHATKQLAERPAMVYVTEVSHISNHHAYVFGGGFYPRSHMKAALVGTNKDHLKKVQAIEMTPDHIDYYGSLNTVEAKVGDTAIFAFRTQVFVTNAHIAILKNVAEDPELIGVYDSKGNVIE; this comes from the coding sequence ATGTTTTTGGAATCTACATTAAAATATAACAAAAAATTAATAGAGGCTGCATTGAGTTTTCATCAGCAGGGAATCATTTCACCTAACACTTATGTATTAGACTTGGACACCGTCAAAAAAAATGCAAAAGTGTTAAGTGAAAAAGCCAGAAAACAGGATATTGAACTGTTTTTTATGACAAAGCAATTTGGTCGTAATCCGTTGGTGGCACAAGCTATAGCCGAAAGCGGAATCGGCAAAGCGGTTGCTGTAGACCCGTGGGAAGCAATCACACTCAGCCAAAATGGAATCAAAATTGGGCATGTCGGACATCTTGTTCAAATACCTATTCATATGATACCCGCAATATTGGAGCTTCATCCTGATTATGTTACGGTTTTCAGCCTTGAAAATGCTCAAAACATTAATAGAGTCGCTAAGAAAATGGGAAGAAAACAAAAAGTTTTTTTGCGTATCGCAAACAAAGAGGATTATATATATAAAGGTCAAGAGGGAGGGTTCACTTTTGAGCAAATCGTTAAGGATATCGAATCGATTGAACAATTAGAAGGACTTGAAATTGCAGGTTTAACAAGCTTTCCTTGCATATTGATCCAAGACGGCCTTCCAGCAGTTACTCCGAATGTAGCATCCATGCAAACCGTAAAATCGTTTTTAATGGAAAGAGGGTATAAAAAGCTTGAGATGAATATGCCAAGTGCAACATCTTGTGCAACAATGAAATTGTTAAAGGAAAATGGTGCAACTCAAGGCGAACCCGGCCATGCTTTAATTGGAACGACACCCATACATGCAACGAAACAACTTGCAGAAAGGCCTGCGATGGTATATGTAACCGAAGTGTCCCACATATCTAATCATCATGCTTATGTTTTCGGCGGCGGTTTCTATCCGCGTTCACATATGAAAGCGGCGCTCGTTGGAACAAACAAAGATCATCTTAAGAAGGTTCAAGCTATTGAAATGACGCCTGATCATATTGATTATTACGGTTCATTAAACACAGTTGAAGCAAAAGTCGGCGATACGGCAATATTTGCTTTTCGTACACAAGTCTTTGTCACGAATGCACATATAGCCATCTTAAAAAACGTTGCTGAAGATCCTGAACTTATCGGTGTATATGATTCTAAAGGAAATGTAATCGAGTGA
- the gatB gene encoding Asp-tRNA(Asn)/Glu-tRNA(Gln) amidotransferase subunit GatB, translating into MNFETVIGLEVHVELKTKSKIFSSSPTPFGAAANTQTSVIDLGYPGVLPVLNKEAVNFAMKAAMALNCEIATDTKFDRKNYFYPDNPKAYQISQFDKPIGENGWIEIEVGGKTKRIGITRLHLEEDAGKLTHTGDGYSLVDYNRQGTPLVEIVSEPDIRTPEEAYAYLEKLKSIIQYTGVSDCKMEEGSLRCDANISLRPIGQEEFGTKTELKNLNSFAFVQKGLEHEEKRQAQVLLSGGVIQQETRRYDEASKTTILMRVKEGSDDYRYFPEPDLVELYIDDEWKQRVKDSIPELPDERRKRYIEELGLPAYDAKVLTLTKEMSDFFEAAVEKGADAKLASNWLMGEVSAYLNAQQKELADVELTPEGLAGLVKLIEKGTISSKIAKKVFKELIEKGGDAEKIVKEKGLVQISDEATLRKLVTEALDNNPQSIEDFKNGKDRAIGFLVGQIMKASKGQANPPMVNKLLLEEINKR; encoded by the coding sequence ATGAACTTTGAAACGGTAATCGGACTTGAAGTCCACGTGGAGCTCAAAACAAAATCGAAAATTTTCTCCAGTTCTCCAACGCCATTCGGCGCGGCGGCCAACACGCAGACAAGCGTTATCGACTTAGGCTATCCAGGTGTACTGCCTGTGTTGAACAAAGAAGCCGTCAATTTCGCGATGAAAGCCGCAATGGCGCTCAACTGCGAAATTGCGACAGATACGAAATTCGACCGGAAAAACTATTTCTACCCCGACAACCCGAAAGCTTATCAAATTTCACAATTTGATAAACCGATCGGCGAAAACGGCTGGATCGAAATCGAAGTCGGCGGAAAAACGAAGCGCATCGGCATTACCCGCCTTCATTTGGAAGAGGATGCGGGAAAACTGACGCATACAGGCGACGGCTACTCCCTTGTCGACTATAACCGCCAGGGAACACCGCTCGTTGAAATCGTCTCCGAGCCCGATATCAGAACGCCTGAAGAAGCTTACGCCTACCTTGAAAAACTGAAATCAATCATTCAGTATACAGGCGTGTCCGATTGTAAGATGGAAGAGGGGTCGCTCCGCTGCGACGCCAACATCTCGCTCCGTCCGATCGGACAAGAGGAGTTCGGTACAAAGACAGAGCTGAAAAACCTGAACTCATTCGCCTTTGTTCAAAAAGGCCTTGAGCACGAAGAAAAACGCCAGGCGCAGGTTCTTTTGTCAGGCGGTGTCATTCAGCAGGAGACGCGCCGCTATGATGAAGCGTCCAAAACGACGATTTTGATGAGGGTCAAAGAGGGATCTGACGACTACCGCTACTTCCCTGAGCCTGATCTTGTCGAGCTTTACATAGACGACGAGTGGAAGCAACGCGTGAAAGACAGCATTCCTGAGCTTCCGGACGAGCGCCGCAAGCGCTACATCGAAGAGCTTGGCCTCCCTGCCTATGACGCGAAAGTGCTGACTTTGACAAAAGAAATGTCCGACTTCTTCGAAGCGGCCGTTGAAAAAGGCGCAGACGCGAAGCTGGCGTCGAACTGGCTGATGGGTGAAGTATCGGCTTACTTGAACGCCCAGCAAAAAGAGCTTGCGGATGTCGAACTCACACCTGAAGGCCTTGCCGGATTGGTCAAGCTGATCGAAAAAGGAACGATTTCATCGAAAATCGCGAAAAAGGTCTTCAAAGAATTGATTGAAAAAGGCGGAGACGCAGAAAAAATCGTCAAAGAAAAAGGCCTTGTGCAAATCTCTGACGAAGCGACGCTCAGAAAGCTTGTCACAGAAGCGCTCGACAACAATCCGCAATCAATCGAAGACTTTAAAAACGGAAAAGACCGCGCGATCGGCTTCCTTGTCGGCCAAATCATGAAAGCCTCAAAAGGACAAGCGAACCCGCCGATGGTCAACAAGCTTCTTCTTGAAGAAATCAATAAACGATAA